The following coding sequences lie in one Rutidosis leptorrhynchoides isolate AG116_Rl617_1_P2 chromosome 6, CSIRO_AGI_Rlap_v1, whole genome shotgun sequence genomic window:
- the LOC139855731 gene encoding uncharacterized protein produces MPRLLQWWLTQKMFPSSSVLDRNPTFFSNKDLEVLKNTPGYQLLSKSKLKDEPIFHSLRKDFVVTFGKWDFDPLSLGNPFGQSQRCVHIWQGYEDKVVPVEIQRYIATRLPWIKYHEVPDGGHLLVYDSHVCEAILRSLLLGQDPPPLYKPKFDSN; encoded by the exons ATGCCAAGATTGCTACAATGGTGGTTGACTCAGAAAATGTTCCCTTCATCATCTGTTCTTGATAGAAATCCAACTTTTTTTAGCAATAAAGACTTGGAAGTCCTGAAAAACACCCCTGGATACCAATTGCTCAGTAAG AGTAAGTTGAAAGATGAACCGATCTTTCATAGTCTTCGTAAAGACTTTGTTGTTACGTTTGGGAAATGGGATTTTGATCCGTTGAGTCTAGGCAACCCGTTTGGTCAAAGTCAAAGGTGTGTCCACATTTGGCAAGGTTATGAAGACAAAGTTGTACCTGTTGAAATACAAAGGTATATTGCAACAAGGCTCCCATGGATCAAGTACCATGAAGTTCCTGATGGTGGACATTTGCTTGTGTATGATAGTCATGTTTGTGAAGCCATTTTAAGGTCACTTTTACTTGGTCAAGATCCTCCTCCATTATACAAACCTAAATTTGATTCAAATTAA